Proteins from one Desulfonema limicola genomic window:
- the ispF gene encoding 2-C-methyl-D-erythritol 2,4-cyclodiphosphate synthase codes for MRTGIGYDVHQLVSGRKLILGGVTIPFEKGLLGHSDADVLIHSVCDALLGAAALGDIGLHFPDTDLSFKDINSMILLEKTRQLIMDKGYYIVNIDATIFAQAPKISPQREKMVSNISKTLNLDLDQVNIKATTTEGLGMIGTGDGIACMSIALIEKKHHIA; via the coding sequence ATGCGGACAGGCATAGGCTATGATGTTCACCAGCTTGTTTCTGGCAGAAAACTTATACTGGGCGGAGTAACAATTCCATTTGAAAAAGGTTTACTGGGCCATTCTGATGCAGATGTCCTGATTCATTCTGTCTGCGATGCTCTTTTAGGTGCTGCAGCTCTGGGAGATATTGGCCTGCATTTTCCTGACACAGACCTGTCATTTAAAGATATTAACAGCATGATACTTCTTGAAAAAACCAGGCAGCTAATTATGGATAAAGGATATTACATCGTTAATATTGATGCAACTATTTTTGCCCAGGCTCCTAAAATATCTCCACAAAGGGAAAAAATGGTATCAAATATCAGCAAAACACTTAATCTTGATCTTGATCAGGTAAATATAAAAGCTACGACAACAGAAGGGCTTGGCATGATTGGAACCGGAGATGGAATAGCCTGCATGAGCATTGCTTTGATAGAAAAAAAGCATCATATTGCATGA
- a CDS encoding LysM peptidoglycan-binding domain-containing protein produces the protein MKKFTSNILDKKNMLPIIMACAGIVIIIFCFFIFLPGDKTSEDKFGLKVQELKDQISILEKRISVLEEQDNSRMTQISALSEMARGFNESSQRLQAVPGEMENIQKKIEHIDQRQGNLEKRIAEFKTSRTTRVTKQAVAKSQTRQAVSAKKTNKYHKIVEGDTLYSIANKYGLTVDKLRQLNKLSPEAYIQPGQNLIIDN, from the coding sequence ATGAAAAAATTTACTTCAAATATTCTCGATAAAAAGAACATGCTGCCGATTATTATGGCATGTGCAGGTATTGTAATAATTATTTTCTGTTTTTTTATATTCCTGCCAGGTGATAAAACATCTGAAGATAAATTTGGCTTGAAAGTTCAGGAATTAAAAGATCAAATCAGTATATTGGAAAAAAGGATCAGTGTTCTTGAAGAACAGGATAATTCCCGTATGACCCAAATAAGTGCCCTCAGTGAAATGGCAAGAGGATTTAATGAATCATCTCAACGCCTTCAAGCTGTGCCTGGTGAAATGGAAAATATTCAAAAAAAGATTGAACATATTGATCAGAGACAGGGAAACCTGGAAAAACGAATTGCTGAATTTAAAACAAGCCGGACAACAAGGGTAACAAAACAGGCTGTTGCAAAATCCCAAACCAGGCAGGCAGTTTCTGCAAAAAAAACAAACAAGTATCATAAAATCGTTGAAGGCGATACCTTGTATTCCATTGCAAATAAGTATGGATTGACTGTTGACAAGCTGCGCCAGCTTAACAAATTGTCGCCTGAAGCATATATTCAGCCGGGCCAGAATTTGATAATTGATAATTGA
- a CDS encoding FtsB family cell division protein: MNSKYNLMFSAAIIGILSLFIFIIFGDNGFAELDMMKKSRDSLIKKNEILIHKNMALYRDIERLRTDMDYIENVARKELGLIGKNEIIFKFIENN; the protein is encoded by the coding sequence ATGAATTCAAAATACAATCTCATGTTTTCAGCAGCAATAATAGGTATATTATCTCTTTTTATATTTATAATATTTGGCGACAATGGATTTGCAGAGCTTGACATGATGAAAAAAAGCAGGGACAGCCTGATAAAAAAAAATGAAATCCTTATTCATAAAAATATGGCTCTTTATCGTGATATAGAAAGATTAAGAACAGATATGGATTATATAGAAAACGTAGCCAGAAAGGAACTTGGGCTTATTGGTAAAAATGAAATAATATTTAAATTTATTGAAAATAATTAA
- the rpsT gene encoding 30S ribosomal protein S20, which produces MANHKSALKRARQSEEKRMRNRTVKTRIKNVVKEVRSAVAEGAKDTAAQDLNKAKSIIAKAAKKGVIHRKTASRKISRLAKHVNTLTA; this is translated from the coding sequence TTGGCAAATCATAAATCAGCATTAAAACGTGCGCGGCAGAGTGAAGAAAAACGGATGCGTAACCGCACTGTAAAAACACGGATTAAAAATGTAGTCAAAGAAGTTCGTTCTGCTGTTGCTGAAGGAGCAAAAGACACAGCAGCACAGGATTTGAATAAAGCAAAATCAATTATTGCAAAGGCTGCTAAAAAAGGTGTTATTCACAGAAAAACAGCATCACGCAAAATTTCCCGCCTTGCCAAACATGTAAATACTCTTACAGCTTAA
- the lptE gene encoding LptE family protein: protein MNMKSYYTKSLGILNLIPGFIITALLLTSCGYRFAGQGNLPKDIKSIHIEIFKNNTAEIAAEHIFTNDLISEFNKHGIQITSKEKADAVLTCVINSMRIDTVSRRDSITSLERRITGVVSANLKDSSGNTIWMDSNIDENETYNVMTEKTGTDYGKKNAVRSVAKKIAEEIYNRLTQEF, encoded by the coding sequence ATGAATATGAAATCATATTATACAAAAAGTCTTGGTATTCTAAATTTAATCCCGGGTTTTATAATTACTGCTTTATTATTGACATCATGCGGATACAGATTTGCAGGACAGGGAAACCTGCCAAAAGATATAAAATCAATCCACATAGAAATCTTTAAAAACAATACTGCTGAAATTGCTGCGGAACATATTTTCACTAATGATTTAATATCAGAATTTAATAAACATGGAATTCAAATCACAAGTAAAGAAAAAGCAGATGCAGTATTAACCTGTGTGATTAATTCAATGAGGATAGACACTGTTTCCCGAAGAGATTCCATCACATCCCTGGAAAGAAGAATAACAGGTGTTGTCAGTGCAAATTTAAAAGACTCCAGCGGCAATACCATATGGATGGATTCAAACATTGATGAAAATGAAACATACAATGTTATGACTGAAAAAACAGGCACTGACTATGGTAAAAAAAATGCTGTCAGGTCTGTTGCAAAGAAAATTGCAGAAGAGATATATAACAGGCTGACACAGGAATTCTAA
- the leuS gene encoding leucine--tRNA ligase has product MDEKYEPKAIEPKWQRYWDESNIFKVTEDPDKEKYYLLEMFPYPSGNIHMGHVRNYTIGDVIGRYKRMRGFNVLHPMGWDAFGMPAENAAIDNNTHPARWTYANIDNMRSQLKQLGFSYDWDREIATCSPEYYKWEQWLFLKMAETGMAYRKESFVNWCNTCKTVLANEQVEQGECWRCGELVRQKKLWQWFFKITDYAEDLLVHCDNLPGWPEKVTLMQKNWIGKSFGAELSFEIQGSYSENSIKVFTTRPDTVFGATFMCLAPEHPLVTELSQGTSQEQAVSAFIEKISLQDRTSKALENYEKEGVFTGAYCINPANGKKMPVYTANFALMEYGTGAVMSVPAHDQRDFDFAKKYGLEIVIVVQGEDGNLDSSSMSQAYTEPGIMVNSGQFDKMENEKAKDEIVKWLETQGKGKKTINFRLRDWGISRQRYWGAPIPMIHCPDCGIVPVPEQDLPIILPEDADLLEGGKTPLPALDYFIKTTCPKCKREDARRETDTMDTFVESSWYFDRYCSPKYDKGMFDKKAVDYWMPVDQYIGGVEHAILHLLYSRYFTRVLNELGLINCKEPFTRLLTQGMVCKETTKCPEHKFLLPTQVNWEGEKPTCTMCSSPVIIGRVEKMSKSKKNVIDPKILLEQYGADTTRLFCLFAAPPVKDLEWSEQGVEGSSRFLNRVWRLAADWMHSVKHINPYEGPADKLDDSLKELHRKIHETIKKVTNDIDDRFHFNTAISAVMELVNLMYSIDINNKTKHTNEIIKLALESVVLLLSPMVPHFAEEIWSILGHNQSILLASWPKYNEDALVKDDIVVVVQVNGKLRSKFSTALDTNEDIIKETALNDERVQKFTQDKTICKVIVVKNKLVNIVVS; this is encoded by the coding sequence ATGGATGAAAAATACGAACCCAAAGCCATTGAACCTAAATGGCAGAGATACTGGGATGAATCAAATATTTTCAAGGTTACAGAAGACCCTGATAAGGAAAAATACTATCTGCTGGAAATGTTTCCTTATCCTTCAGGCAATATTCATATGGGTCATGTCAGAAACTATACTATCGGCGATGTAATCGGCAGATACAAGAGAATGAGGGGCTTTAATGTACTGCATCCCATGGGATGGGATGCGTTTGGAATGCCTGCTGAAAATGCAGCCATAGACAATAATACCCACCCTGCCAGATGGACCTATGCTAATATTGACAATATGCGCTCACAGCTCAAACAGCTTGGTTTTTCATATGACTGGGACAGGGAAATTGCCACATGCAGCCCGGAATATTATAAATGGGAACAATGGCTTTTTTTGAAAATGGCTGAAACCGGAATGGCATACCGCAAAGAATCCTTTGTAAACTGGTGTAACACATGCAAGACCGTTCTTGCCAATGAGCAGGTAGAACAGGGAGAATGCTGGAGATGCGGGGAGCTGGTGCGCCAGAAAAAGCTGTGGCAGTGGTTTTTTAAAATAACTGATTATGCTGAAGACCTTCTGGTCCACTGTGATAATCTTCCTGGATGGCCTGAAAAAGTAACCTTGATGCAGAAAAACTGGATTGGCAAAAGCTTTGGAGCTGAACTGAGTTTTGAGATACAAGGTTCTTACTCAGAAAATTCAATCAAGGTTTTTACCACCAGGCCGGATACTGTTTTCGGGGCAACCTTCATGTGTCTTGCTCCTGAACACCCGCTGGTTACCGAGCTGTCTCAGGGTACATCCCAGGAACAGGCAGTATCAGCCTTTATTGAAAAAATTTCATTACAGGACAGAACTTCAAAAGCACTTGAAAATTATGAAAAAGAAGGCGTATTTACAGGAGCATACTGCATAAATCCTGCAAACGGGAAAAAAATGCCTGTTTATACTGCCAATTTTGCACTTATGGAATATGGAACCGGAGCTGTTATGTCAGTCCCTGCCCATGACCAGAGAGACTTTGATTTTGCAAAAAAATACGGGCTTGAAATTGTAATAGTAGTTCAGGGTGAAGATGGAAATCTTGACAGTTCATCCATGTCTCAAGCTTATACAGAACCTGGAATAATGGTTAATTCAGGTCAGTTTGACAAAATGGAAAATGAAAAAGCCAAAGATGAAATAGTAAAATGGCTTGAAACTCAGGGAAAAGGTAAAAAAACCATCAATTTCCGTCTCCGTGACTGGGGTATCTCTCGTCAGCGTTACTGGGGAGCGCCTATTCCCATGATTCACTGCCCTGACTGCGGGATTGTTCCAGTACCTGAACAAGACCTGCCCATTATCCTGCCTGAAGATGCAGACCTGCTGGAAGGCGGTAAAACCCCCCTTCCAGCACTGGACTATTTCATAAAAACCACCTGTCCTAAATGCAAACGCGAAGATGCACGCCGGGAAACAGATACAATGGATACCTTTGTAGAATCATCATGGTATTTTGACAGATACTGCAGTCCTAAATATGATAAAGGCATGTTTGACAAAAAAGCGGTTGATTACTGGATGCCTGTAGATCAATATATTGGAGGTGTAGAACATGCTATCTTACACCTGCTTTACTCAAGATATTTTACCCGTGTATTAAATGAACTGGGGCTGATTAACTGCAAAGAACCTTTTACCAGGCTGCTGACTCAGGGAATGGTTTGCAAAGAAACTACAAAATGCCCGGAACATAAATTTTTACTCCCAACCCAGGTAAACTGGGAAGGAGAAAAACCCACATGCACCATGTGCAGCAGCCCTGTAATTATCGGCAGGGTTGAAAAGATGTCCAAATCTAAAAAAAATGTCATTGATCCCAAAATCCTGCTTGAACAGTATGGTGCAGATACCACCAGACTGTTCTGTCTTTTTGCAGCTCCTCCTGTAAAAGACCTGGAATGGAGTGAACAGGGTGTGGAAGGCAGTTCCAGGTTTCTTAACCGGGTATGGAGACTGGCTGCAGACTGGATGCATTCTGTTAAACATATTAATCCATATGAGGGTCCTGCTGATAAACTGGATGATAGCCTCAAAGAACTGCACAGGAAAATCCATGAAACCATTAAAAAGGTAACTAATGATATTGACGACAGGTTCCACTTTAATACAGCCATAAGCGCAGTTATGGAACTTGTAAATCTAATGTACAGCATAGATATAAATAATAAAACAAAGCATACAAACGAAATTATCAAACTAGCACTGGAATCGGTTGTTTTACTCCTTTCCCCCATGGTTCCGCACTTTGCTGAAGAAATATGGTCAATCCTGGGTCATAATCAAAGCATACTTCTTGCATCCTGGCCCAAATATAATGAAGATGCTCTTGTTAAAGATGATATTGTGGTAGTGGTACAGGTAAACGGAAAACTGAGAAGCAAATTCAGTACTGCCCTAGATACTAATGAGGATATAATAAAAGAAACAGCACTTAATGATGAACGTGTTCAAAAGTTTACACAAGACAAAACCATCTGCAAGGTAATTGTAGTTAAAAATAAACTTGTAAATATTGTTGTTTCATAA
- a CDS encoding acyl-CoA dehydrogenase family protein: MEFELTKEQERIQKSVREFVKKEFKKELIEELEEKHEYPVDIWKKAAELGFIGIHFPEKYSGMGYGVMENILVAEELCRGDSSVGACMILADFASEIVLHFGSEEQKSKWLPKVAEGEVLSCGAFTEPDHGSDITRMDTTAVKEGNEWVINGNKIFITNGGPLAGFYSVLCQTDQEIQPSHRGMSLILVEADRPGVSATSVGTKMGIRSMHTAEVVFKDVRVPAENIIGEENKGFYQVLEFFDESRILIAAQGLGTAQGAFDRALAYIKSREQFGKKIASFQVNQHKIADMATKIEQARLLVYKAAWNFDQGRIDPKLTSMAKMVAGRCAVEVCDEAIQLMGGYGYMLEYEVERFARDAKICELYEGTKEIQKNTIASYIIGKMK; encoded by the coding sequence ATGGAATTTGAGCTGACTAAAGAACAGGAAAGAATTCAAAAATCTGTTAGAGAATTTGTAAAAAAAGAATTTAAAAAAGAATTAATTGAAGAACTTGAAGAAAAGCATGAATACCCGGTTGATATATGGAAAAAAGCTGCTGAACTGGGATTTATCGGAATTCATTTTCCTGAAAAATATTCAGGAATGGGTTATGGAGTTATGGAAAATATCCTGGTTGCCGAAGAATTATGCAGAGGAGATTCTTCTGTGGGAGCCTGTATGATCCTGGCAGATTTTGCATCTGAAATTGTCCTGCACTTTGGAAGTGAAGAACAGAAATCCAAGTGGCTGCCTAAGGTGGCAGAAGGCGAGGTATTATCCTGCGGAGCTTTTACTGAACCTGACCACGGTTCTGATATTACAAGAATGGATACCACAGCAGTAAAAGAAGGTAATGAATGGGTAATTAACGGCAATAAGATTTTCATAACCAATGGAGGGCCTCTTGCAGGTTTTTATAGTGTTCTCTGCCAGACAGACCAGGAAATTCAGCCCAGTCACAGAGGAATGAGCCTGATTCTGGTAGAAGCTGACCGCCCTGGAGTTTCTGCAACAAGCGTTGGAACAAAGATGGGAATCCGATCCATGCACACAGCAGAGGTTGTATTCAAGGATGTTCGCGTTCCTGCTGAAAATATTATTGGTGAAGAAAATAAAGGCTTTTATCAGGTACTTGAATTTTTTGATGAAAGCCGTATCCTGATTGCTGCCCAGGGTCTTGGAACTGCCCAGGGAGCTTTTGACCGCGCTCTGGCATATATAAAATCCAGAGAACAGTTTGGCAAAAAAATTGCCTCATTCCAGGTAAACCAGCACAAGATTGCAGATATGGCAACCAAGATTGAGCAGGCAAGGCTCCTTGTTTATAAAGCAGCATGGAATTTTGACCAGGGACGCATTGATCCCAAACTGACATCCATGGCAAAAATGGTTGCAGGCAGATGTGCTGTTGAGGTTTGTGACGAAGCTATACAATTAATGGGCGGATATGGTTACATGCTTGAATATGAAGTGGAAAGATTTGCCCGTGATGCAAAAATCTGTGAATTATATGAAGGAACCAAAGAGATCCAGAAAAACACCATTGCAAGCTATATTATCGGCAAGATGAAATAA
- a CDS encoding AAA family ATPase — protein MSFSIALAGKGGTGKTTVSGLLIKYLVEKGKVPVLAVDADPNANLNEVLGLEVPDTLGNAREEMKKGQVPSGMTKDVFMSMKLEQAVAEDDGYDLVVMGQPEGQGCYCAANTLLTGFLEKLTDNYPYIVIDNEAGMEHISRLTTKDVDVLLIVTDTSRRGLLAATRINKLSKELNIGVAKSWLIINQAKTEPSEQVMKILEQEGLELAGIIPEDDSIYDFDLNGRPSIEMPLENKAVQAAFEIFNKIIK, from the coding sequence ATGAGTTTTTCAATTGCGCTGGCTGGAAAAGGTGGAACAGGAAAGACTACTGTTTCAGGTTTGCTTATTAAATATCTTGTTGAAAAAGGAAAGGTTCCTGTTCTTGCAGTGGATGCTGATCCTAATGCAAATTTAAATGAGGTACTTGGACTTGAGGTTCCTGATACTCTGGGAAATGCAAGGGAGGAAATGAAAAAGGGCCAGGTTCCAAGCGGTATGACCAAGGATGTATTTATGTCCATGAAGCTTGAACAGGCTGTTGCCGAAGATGATGGTTATGATCTTGTTGTCATGGGCCAGCCTGAAGGTCAGGGATGTTATTGCGCAGCAAATACACTTCTTACAGGATTTCTGGAAAAACTGACAGATAATTATCCCTATATTGTTATTGATAATGAAGCAGGAATGGAACATATCAGCCGTTTGACAACCAAAGATGTTGATGTTCTGCTTATTGTAACAGATACTTCCAGGCGGGGGCTTCTGGCTGCAACAAGGATTAACAAACTTTCCAAAGAGCTTAATATAGGTGTTGCAAAAAGCTGGCTGATAATCAATCAGGCAAAAACAGAACCTTCAGAACAGGTAATGAAAATCCTTGAACAGGAAGGTTTGGAACTGGCAGGAATTATTCCTGAAGATGATAGTATTTATGACTTTGACCTGAATGGTCGTCCTAGTATTGAAATGCCTTTGGAAAACAAAGCTGTTCAAGCAGCATTTGAAATTTTTAATAAAATAATCAAATAG
- a CDS encoding histone deacetylase: MKRTGFLYDERYLLHKTSSGHPECPERLTAIYKGIEEAGLIPRLTPIRAVRANQKWIEIVHHVNYIMRFEEACLLGMDELDYPDNQMCSDTYETAFLAVGGILHTIDMIMEDQIDNAFCAIRPPGHHAELGKAMGFCYFNNIAIAARYLQDNWDVRKVAIIDFDVHHGNGSQHLFESDPSVFYYSIHEHPSFAYPGTGRDFEKGNDAGYGYTLNCPVLPGQGDREYKELMEKELPSAMEFFEPDFILLSTGFDAHIDDDMSGISLSTQGFSWIMEIIMKQAEKYTSGKLVSILEGGYCLERLPELAKNHVEILLRG, from the coding sequence ATGAAAAGAACAGGTTTTTTATATGATGAGAGATATCTGCTCCATAAAACAAGTTCAGGTCATCCTGAATGTCCAGAGCGGCTTACTGCAATCTATAAAGGAATTGAGGAGGCCGGACTTATTCCCAGGCTTACGCCTATCCGTGCAGTTCGTGCAAACCAGAAATGGATTGAAATAGTTCACCATGTCAATTATATTATGAGATTTGAAGAAGCCTGTCTGCTGGGAATGGATGAACTTGATTATCCTGATAATCAAATGTGTTCAGATACTTATGAAACTGCATTTCTGGCAGTAGGCGGGATTCTTCATACTATTGACATGATTATGGAGGATCAAATAGATAATGCTTTTTGCGCCATAAGACCTCCTGGACACCATGCAGAACTTGGCAAGGCTATGGGATTCTGCTATTTTAACAACATAGCTATTGCAGCCAGATATTTGCAGGATAACTGGGATGTAAGAAAAGTGGCAATTATTGATTTTGATGTACATCATGGAAACGGGTCCCAGCATTTATTTGAAAGCGATCCTTCGGTTTTTTATTATTCCATCCATGAACACCCTTCATTTGCATATCCTGGAACTGGAAGAGATTTTGAAAAAGGAAATGATGCAGGATATGGATATACATTAAACTGCCCTGTTCTTCCAGGCCAGGGTGATCGAGAATATAAGGAATTGATGGAAAAGGAGCTTCCGTCTGCCATGGAATTTTTTGAACCTGACTTTATCCTTTTGTCAACTGGATTTGATGCGCATATTGATGATGATATGTCAGGGATCAGCTTGAGTACACAAGGATTTTCATGGATTATGGAAATAATCATGAAGCAGGCTGAGAAATATACCAGTGGAAAGCTTGTTTCCATTCTTGAGGGCGGCTACTGTCTTGAGCGCCTGCCTGAACTTGCTAAAAACCATGTTGAAATTTTATTGAGAGGGTAA
- a CDS encoding CBS domain-containing protein → MFVDKSMIKKVVTIGRDTGIIEIKSLMKEYGIRHLPVVDKNSNLIGIVTDRDIRSAMPSILLDDFDSAEVRGKLAGLTAKDIMTKEPTTVSPTYTLQDVLLLMQDKKVGAFPVVDKDGKLKGIISIRDLMRAFINVLGIGEPGTLLGILAEQKVGEMKKIVDAVTEENISFGSILVARYWDDSKRALFIYLLTNNVGKIKRKLTGMGYKLIDPMEWYIDQLPKNE, encoded by the coding sequence ATGTTTGTTGATAAATCAATGATTAAAAAGGTTGTAACCATAGGCAGGGATACTGGAATTATTGAGATAAAATCCCTGATGAAAGAATATGGAATCCGCCACCTTCCTGTGGTGGATAAAAACAGCAATCTGATAGGTATTGTTACAGACCGTGATATCAGAAGTGCCATGCCGTCTATTTTACTGGATGATTTTGACAGTGCCGAGGTTCGGGGAAAACTTGCTGGTCTTACAGCCAAAGATATTATGACTAAAGAGCCTACAACTGTTTCTCCTACTTATACACTTCAGGATGTTCTGCTTCTTATGCAGGATAAAAAAGTAGGGGCATTTCCGGTAGTGGATAAAGATGGAAAACTTAAAGGCATTATCTCCATCAGGGATCTTATGCGGGCTTTTATAAATGTTCTTGGTATAGGAGAACCTGGAACCCTTCTGGGTATTCTTGCAGAACAAAAAGTCGGGGAGATGAAAAAGATTGTAGATGCTGTTACTGAAGAAAATATATCTTTTGGCAGTATCCTTGTAGCCCGTTACTGGGATGACAGCAAACGGGCATTATTTATTTACCTGCTGACCAATAATGTAGGCAAAATAAAAAGAAAGCTTACCGGCATGGGATATAAACTCATAGATCCTATGGAATGGTATATAGATCAATTACCAAAGAATGAATAA
- a CDS encoding 50S ribosomal protein L11 methyltransferase, with translation MNKKIKKDQADVCPYKDLFIYYIQGKIDSIEQADPDIFIGSWEEDDFSFLFFSKQSDNIIARILKDKPGLILLDQYQMTYEEWQGGRLEPFKAGNFIIVPPWKKSEFTQNDVQDAITILLDPGVVFGTGTHPTTCDCMDLIWQVCKQEKIQTAIDMGTGTGVLAIGAACLGCSNIFALDFNLLAVKTAKRNISLNNLDGHILAFQGKAEDFIDIPGDLLIANIHYDVMEKLICSKGLLNKKWFILSGLLRSQAREAAFKLSKMPVEIIETRDRDGIWHTFLGRVC, from the coding sequence ATGAATAAGAAAATAAAAAAAGATCAGGCAGATGTCTGTCCTTATAAAGACCTTTTTATTTATTATATTCAGGGTAAAATAGATTCTATAGAACAGGCTGATCCAGATATTTTTATAGGCAGCTGGGAAGAGGATGATTTTTCTTTTCTGTTTTTTTCCAAACAATCAGACAATATAATTGCCCGTATTTTAAAAGATAAACCTGGGCTGATCCTGCTGGATCAATATCAAATGACATATGAAGAATGGCAGGGAGGCAGGCTTGAGCCATTTAAAGCGGGCAATTTTATTATTGTACCGCCCTGGAAAAAATCAGAATTTACCCAAAATGATGTTCAGGATGCCATAACCATACTTCTTGATCCAGGGGTTGTGTTTGGAACAGGGACTCATCCTACTACCTGTGACTGCATGGATTTAATCTGGCAGGTTTGTAAACAGGAAAAGATACAAACAGCCATTGATATGGGAACAGGTACAGGAGTACTTGCCATAGGTGCTGCCTGCCTGGGCTGCAGCAATATATTTGCCCTTGATTTTAATTTGCTGGCTGTTAAAACAGCAAAAAGAAATATTTCCCTCAATAATTTAGACGGTCATATCCTTGCATTTCAAGGAAAAGCTGAAGATTTTATTGATATTCCAGGAGATTTGCTTATTGCTAATATCCATTATGATGTAATGGAAAAGCTGATTTGTTCAAAAGGATTGTTAAATAAAAAATGGTTTATTCTTTCAGGCCTTTTACGCAGCCAGGCGCGTGAAGCTGCATTTAAACTATCAAAAATGCCCGTTGAAATAATTGAAACACGGGATCGTGACGGTATCTGGCATACTTTTTTAGGCAGGGTGTGCTGA